Proteins co-encoded in one Meiothermus sp. genomic window:
- a CDS encoding YdcF family protein, protein MRGWWALVFLAVGLAFFSPKASSSPLQKADWIVVLGAAQYNGEPSVIFRNRLEAALRLYRQGYAPRIAVTGGRAPGDRYSEGEVGCSYLKTRGVPPSALYCEQQSRRTIENLTNIAPVVGKSQVIIVTDEPHLPRALILAEQLGLRASGFAVHGNFKESYWQRESWLALLARLGVR, encoded by the coding sequence ATGCGCGGGTGGTGGGCCTTGGTGTTTCTGGCGGTGGGGCTGGCCTTTTTCAGCCCCAAAGCCTCGTCCAGTCCGCTGCAAAAAGCCGACTGGATTGTGGTGCTGGGAGCTGCCCAGTACAACGGTGAGCCTTCGGTTATCTTCCGTAATCGGCTCGAGGCTGCCCTGCGCCTTTACCGGCAGGGCTACGCCCCCCGCATCGCCGTCACCGGGGGCCGCGCGCCCGGCGACCGCTACAGCGAAGGTGAGGTGGGCTGCTCGTATCTAAAAACCCGAGGGGTTCCACCCTCGGCCCTCTACTGCGAGCAACAAAGCCGGCGCACCATTGAGAACCTGACCAACATCGCCCCGGTAGTCGGCAAATCCCAGGTCATCATCGTTACTGACGAGCCGCATCTACCCCGCGCTCTCATCCTGGCCGAGCAGCTCGGCCTGCGGGCCAGCGGTTTCGCTGTGCATGGGAATTTCAAGGAATCCTACTGGCAGCGCGAAAGCTGGCTGGCCCTTCTGGCCCGGCTGGGGGTGCGCTAA
- a CDS encoding DivIVA domain-containing protein, protein MTGEFRIERSERSDLTPLDIRYQEFRQGLRGYSVAEVREYLGRVADAQTALIEENERLRSYIRDLEAELAKAKEGEAELKRAVVAAERIAREIKAQAEREAELIKRETESERQAALQELIEQMKRIKNDIEQVRSERDLFVGQFRALLEGYLASLDRFKR, encoded by the coding sequence ATGACCGGTGAGTTTCGCATCGAGCGCAGCGAACGCAGCGACCTAACCCCCTTGGACATCCGCTACCAGGAGTTTCGCCAGGGCTTGCGCGGCTATTCGGTGGCCGAGGTGCGGGAGTATCTGGGCCGGGTGGCCGATGCCCAGACCGCCCTCATCGAAGAAAACGAGCGCTTGCGCAGCTACATCCGCGACCTCGAGGCCGAGCTAGCCAAGGCCAAAGAGGGCGAGGCCGAGCTGAAGCGGGCCGTGGTGGCCGCCGAGCGAATCGCCCGCGAAATTAAGGCCCAGGCCGAGCGAGAGGCCGAACTCATCAAACGGGAGACCGAGTCCGAGCGCCAGGCTGCGCTACAGGAGCTCATCGAGCAGATGAAGCGGATCAAAAACGACATTGAACAGGTGCGCAGCGAGCGCGACCTGTTTGTGGGCCAGTTTCGCGCCCTGCTCGAGGGCTACCTGGCCTCGCTGGATCGCTTCAAACGCTGA
- a CDS encoding YggS family pyridoxal phosphate-dependent enzyme, which yields MSLPDVLQRIEKACSRASRDPKGVRLVAVTKEHSVAEIQEQVLRYGRFPLGESRIQEALPKMEALSAEWHFIGPLQRNKAKFAVRFELIHSIDSLRLAEAVARKALEQGKVQRVLLELNLGREPQKHGFLEEELPQAMAQIQALEGLRVEGLMTVAPYTDNPETVRPIFAQLSRLADRYGLTERSMGMSGDLEVAVEEGATLVRVGRAIFEPGA from the coding sequence ATGAGTCTTCCTGACGTTTTGCAGCGCATAGAAAAAGCCTGTAGCCGTGCGAGTCGCGATCCGAAGGGTGTCCGGCTGGTGGCGGTTACCAAGGAACACTCGGTAGCCGAGATTCAGGAACAGGTGCTGCGCTACGGTCGCTTCCCTCTGGGGGAGTCGCGCATTCAGGAGGCCCTGCCCAAGATGGAGGCGCTTTCGGCCGAGTGGCACTTTATCGGGCCCTTGCAGCGCAACAAGGCCAAGTTTGCGGTGCGCTTCGAGCTAATCCACTCCATAGACTCGCTGCGCCTGGCCGAGGCGGTGGCCCGCAAGGCGCTCGAGCAGGGCAAGGTGCAGCGGGTGCTTCTGGAACTCAACCTGGGGCGCGAACCCCAGAAGCACGGTTTTCTGGAAGAAGAACTGCCCCAGGCCATGGCCCAGATCCAGGCCCTGGAAGGGCTGCGGGTGGAGGGCCTGATGACCGTGGCCCCCTACACCGACAACCCCGAGACGGTGCGGCCCATATTTGCCCAGCTCTCCCGCCTGGCCGACCGCTATGGGCTAACCGAGCGCAGCATGGGGATGTCGGGCGACCTCGAGGTGGCGGTGGAGGAGGGGGCCACGCTGGTGCGGGTGGGGCGGGCTATTTTTGAGCCAGGGGCGTGA